Part of the Streptomyces europaeiscabiei genome is shown below.
GCTCTGCGGGCCGGCGCCGACATCGTCGTCACCGGACGGGTCACCGACGCCGCTCTGACGCTCGGCCCGGCGATTGCCGAATTCGGCTGGGGCCGTGAGGACTTCGACCTGCTCGCCGCCGGTGTCGCGACCGGGCATGTGCTCGAATGCGGCGCGCAGACAACGGGTGGGAACTATGCCGGCTTCACCGCCCTGGACACCTCGAGGCCGCTCGGTTTCCCGCTGGCCGAGATCTGCGAGGACGGCACCGCCGTCATCACCAAGCATCCCGGCAGCGGCGGTGCGGTGACGGTGGACACTGTCACCGCCCAGCTCGTCTACGAGGTCGGTGGCGCGCTGTATGCCAACCCGGACGTCACCGTCTGTCTCGACACCGTGGCGCTTGAGCAGGCGGGCGAGGACCGGGTGAAGGTCACAGGAGTGCGGGGGCAGGCTCCGCCGCCCGCGACGAAGGTCGCCCTCAACCGGCTCGGCGGATACCGCAACAGCGTCGAATTCGTACTCACGGGGCTCGAGATCGAGCAGAAGGCGGCCTGGGTACGCCGTCAGATGCAGCAGGCACTCGCGGTCCGGGCGCCCCAGCAGGTCACGTGGGATCTCGTCCGCACGGACAGGCCCGATGCCGCGACCCAGTCCGAGGCGTCCGCGCTGCTGCGCTGCCACGTCAAGGACCCGGACGCCGCCGTTGCCGGCCGCTCCTTCAGCAGCGCCGCCGTCGAGCTCGCTCTGGCTTCGTACCCGGGATTCCACGTCACCGCCCCACCCGGGCCCGCGACCCCGTACGGAGTCTTCGAAGCCGGGTACGTGCCGCAGGGAGATGTACCGCACACCGTGGTCCTGCACGACGGTCGCCGGATCGACGTACCCGCTCAATCGGTGACCGCGCCGATCACCGTCGAAGGGCCGCTGCACCATACCGACTGGGAAAGCGAGCAGACCGGCCCTCGGCCCACGGCGCCGGCGATTTGGGGGCCGATCACGCAAACGCCCCTGGGAAGGCTGCTGTTCGCGCGGTCCGGTGACAAGGGTGGCAGTGCGAACGTCGGCGTCTGGGTTCCTGCCGGGCATCCGAGGCGCGAGGACGTCTTCGCCTGGCTGACCGGCTGGCTCGATGCTGATGCGGTCAGGCGGCTGCTGCCGGAGGCTGCGGTCCTCGACGTCACGGTGCACCCTCTGCCGAACCTGTCGGCGGTCAACATCGTCATCGACGGCCTGCTCGGTGAAGGGGTCGCCTCCTGCACGCGCTTCGATCCCCAGGCCAAAGCGGTCGGAGAGTGGCTCCGCTCCCGCAACGCGCCGATCCCACAAGGGTTCTTGGCGTGAACCTCCTCCGTGAGCTGCTGACAGCCCTGGCCAGCGTACGTACCCCGGCCCACGCCGATGGGTGGCTGGCTGCACACCCGCACCACCCCGGTCCGCAGGGCGCAGACGACATGACTGGGCTCGACGAGCTGCTGGCCGTGCTTCGCGTGGAGGGAGACCGGCTGCGCGCCGCGGTTGCGCAGGCGTCCGAGGCACAGTGGCGTACGGCCACCGCAGCCCCGGGTTGGGACGTCGCCGCCCAGATCGCCCACCTTGCCTGGACCGAGGAGGCCGCACTGTGCGCCGTCCGCGCTTCCCGCGGCGACGGCGGAGACTGGGAGGCGCTCGTGCGCCGCGCACAGCGGTGCCCCGAACGGTTCGTCGATGATGAGGCCGTCAAGGCGGCCTCCCAGCCCACCCCAGCGATCATCAAGCGCTGGGACACCGCGCGCTGCAGGCTCCCCGAGGAACTGCGGAGCGCCACCGGAAAACTGCCATGGTTCGGTCCGCCGATGTCACCGGCCTCCATGGTGACCGCGCGCCTGATGGAGACCTGGGCCCACGGCCTGGACGTGTACCAGGCCCTGGGTGTCGAGCCCGACGTCACCGACTCCATTCGTCACATCTGCCACCATGGAGTACGCACCCGCGACGTTGCCTACCTCGTACACCGGCTCTCCCCGCCTGCCGAGGAGTTCCGGCTGGAGCTGACTGCTCCCAGCGGTGCGACCTGGGCATGGGGCCCGGTCGACTCCTCTCAGCGCATCACCGGACCGGCCTTCGACTTCGCACGCGTGGTCACTCAGCGCATCCACCGCGACGACACCGCGCTGAGAGCTGTCGGCTCGGACGCCGAAGTGTGGCTGGCGATCGCGCAAGCCTTCGCTGGCCCGCCTGGAGAGGGACGTCGCCCATCAGCGACGGCTCTGGGAAAGTCCGCGGCCACGCTCCAGGAGCGCTGATGCGCCCACACTCCACGACCTCAGACGCCGGATGTCCACGCCGTCACCCGCCACTCACCAGGACGAGACCATGAGGACCACGATCGACCCTGCCTCGGTGGCCTACGCCACCAACCGTGAAGCGATGCTGGAACGCGTCGCCGACCTCACCGAACAGCACGCCCGGGCGCTCGCCGGAGGCGGAGCCAAGAACGTCGAACGGCACCACCGCAGGGGGAAGCTCACTGCTCGCGAACGCATCGAGCTGCTCCTTGATCCGGACGCACCATTCCTCGAGCTGAGCACGCTGGCCGGCTGGGGATCGGACTTCGCCGTCGGTGGCTCGCTCGTCACCGGCATCGGCGCGGTAGAGGGCGTCGAATGCATGATCGTCGCCCACGATCCGACCGTGCGCGGCGGATCCAGCAATCCGGTCTCTTTGAAGAAGAGCTTCCGGGCCGCGCAGATCGCCGCGGAGAACCGGCTGCCGACGATCAACCTCGTCGAGTCCGGAGGCGCCGATCTGCCTACGCAGAAGGACATCTTCATTCCTGGCGGCCGGAGCTTCCGTAACCTCACCGAGGCCAGCGCGGACCGCCGCCCCACCATTGCGCTCGTCTTCGGGAACTCCACCGCCGGCGGAGCCTACGTGCCCGGCATGAGCGACTACGTCGTGATGGTCGCCGGCGGAGCGAAGGTCTTCCTCGGCGGGCCGCCGCTGGTGAAGATGGCCACCGGCGAGGAGTCCGACGACGAGTCGCTCGGCGGAGCCGAGATGCACGCCCGCACTTCCGGACTGGCGGACTACCTCGCCGCCGACGAGCACGACGCCATCCGGCTGGGGCGGCAGATCGTGCGACGCCTCAACTGGCGCAAGGCCGGACCCGCTCCCCGGATTGGCTACGCCGACCCGCTGTTCGACCCCGAAGAGCTGCTCGGGATCGTCCCGACCGACTTGAAGATCCCCTTCGATCCGCGTGAAGTGATCGCGCGGATGGTCGACGGCAGCGAGTTCGACGAGTTCAAGCCTCTGTACGGCACGAGCCTGGTCACCGGCTGGGCCCAGCTGCACGGCTACCCCATCGGAATCCTCGCCAACGCCCAGGGCGTGTTGTTCAGCAAGGAGGCGCAGAAGGCGGGCCAGTTCATACAGCTCGCCAACCAGACCGATACTCCGCTGCTGTTCCTGCACAACACCACCGGCTACATGGTCGGCAAGGAGTACGAGCAGGGCGGGATCATCAAGCACGGCGCCCAGATGATCAACGCCGTCTCCAACTCGCGGGTCCCGCACCTGTCGGTCGTCATGGGCGCGTCCTACGGCGCAGGCCACTACGGCATGAGCGGCCGCGCCTACGACCCTCGATTCATGTTCACCTGGGTCGGCGCGAAGTCCGCGGTCATGGGACCTGCGCAGCTCGCCGGTGTCGTCTCCATCGTCTCCCGCCAGGCTGCAGCAGCCAAGGGCCTGCCCTTCGACGAGCAGGCCGACGTCAAGATGCGGGCGGTGATCGAGGAGCAGATCGAAAGAGAGTCACTGGCCTACTTCACCTCCGGGATGCTCTACGACGACGGCGTCATCGACCCGCGCGACACCCGCACCATCCTCGGCATCTGCCTGTCCGCCATCCACTCCGCGCCGGTCGAGGGCGCTCAGGGCTACGGGGTGTTCCGCCTGTGACCCGCACATCAGCGGCACCCGCCGCACCCCATGTCGCCGAGGCGCCACTGCCCCGAGGAAGAGTTCTGATGATCCGCAAGGTCCTGGTCGCGAACCGAGGAGAGATCGCACGACGGGTGTTCCGTACATGCCGGGACCTCGGCATCGCGACGGTGGCTGTCCACTCCGACGCCGACGTCCACGCACCGTTCGTGCGCGAAGCCGACGTCGCCGTGCGGCTGCCCGGTAACGCACCCTCGGAGACCTACCTGCGTGGCGACTTGATCATCGCGGCCGCGCGGCTCGCCGGCGCGGACGCCGTCCACCCCGGCTACGGGTTCCTGTCCGAGAACGCGGACTTCGCCCGGGCCGTCGAGGCAGCCGGACTGGCCTGGATCGGTCCGACACCGGAATCGATCGAGGCCATGGGCAGCAAGATCCGCGCCAAGCAGATCATGGCCGAGGCCGGGGTTCCCATCCTCGACGTCGGCATCGAGGCTGTCACACACGCGATGCTGCCGCTGCTGGTCAAGGCATCCGCAGGCGGCGGCGGTCGGGGCATGCGCGTCGTTGAGTCGCTGGACCAGTTGGACGGCGAACTCGCCAAGGCCGAAGCGGAGGCCCGGTCCGCGTTCGGCGACGGCACCGTGTTCGTCGAGCCCTACCTGCCCATGGCCCGCCATGTCGAGGTTCAGGTGCTCAGCGACGCCCACGGCACCACGTGGATCGTGGGCGACCGTGACTGCTCCATCCAGCGCCGCCACCAGAAGGTCATCGAAGAAGCACCTGCCCCCAACCTGTCGGACACGGCCCGGGAGACGTTGCACAGCGCCGCTCGTGCGGCCGCGGAGGCCGTCGGCTACCGGGGAGCCGGCACGGTGGAGTTCCTCGTTGACGGCGATCGTGTCTTCTTCCTGGAGATGAACACCCGCCTCCAGGTCGAGCACGCGGTCACCGAATGCGTGACCGGCCTGGATCTGGTGGCCCACCAGATCGCAGTAGCGGAGGGCCGCCCGCTCCAGGGCCAGCCGCCCGCTCCCTCGGGCCACGCCATTGAGGTCCGCCTGTACGCCGAGGACCCGGCCGACGGCTTCGCCCCACAGACCGGCCGCATCCGGGCCTTCGACCTCGGCGGCACGGCCTTCGGCATCCCTCACGCCCCGGCCCTGCGCGTGGACTCCGGCGTAGAGGCCGGCAGTGAGGTCGGGATCCACTACGACGCCATGCTTGCCAAGGTCATCGCCTACGCCGCCGACCGCCCCTCGGCGATCCGCATGCTCGACGACGCGCTACGCCGCGGCAGGATCCACGGCGTCACCACCAACACCGACCTGCTACGTGCCGCTCTCAACGACGACGAGTTCACCGCCGGCCGGATGCATACCTCACTCCTCGACCAGCGCATCGACGACTGGACAGCAGGCGTCGGCGAACGCGCCGTGCACAAGGCGGCACTGGCCGCGGCAGTCTGCGAAGCGGCCCGGGCAGCCGCCTTCGCACCTGTACTGGCGCGCATCCCCGCTGCCTGGCGCAACGTGCCCAGCGGCCCCCGGGTGCGCACCTATCGGCGAGGCCGGACCGAATACGCGGTCACATACGCCTCTCAGGGACAGCGCCTCGTCTCCGACTACATCGAGAACGTCTCCGTGCTCGACGCCTGCGGCGATTACGTCTTGCTCCAGGACGGCGGTCTGCGCGAGACCTACCATGTGGCGGTCGGCGACGGCGTCGTCGATGTCAGCGGCCCGCACGGCGCGTTCGCTTTGGACGTCGTTCCCGTCTTCGTGGACCCAGCCGAAGCAGTGGCACACGGATCCCTGCTCGCCCCCATGCCGGCCACCGTCATCGCCGTGGCCGTCGAAGTCGGCGACCAGATCAACAAGGGCGACCCCGTCGTGCTGTTGGAGGCCATGAAGATGCAGCACACCGTTGCCGCGCCGGCCCCCGGCATCGTCACCGCGCTAGAAGTGAGCGTCGGACAGCAGGTCACGGCAAGTGCCGTGCTCGCGATCATTGAGGAGAAGGAAGCATGAACACATTCATGGAGGCGGACGAGCGTCGCGCGCTGCGCGCGGCGGTAAGCGACCTGGGCAAGAAATATGGCGCCTCGTACTTTTACGACACGGCCCGCGACGGTCGGAAGACCACGGAACTGTGGAACGAGGCGGCGGCCCTCGGCTACCTCGGGGTGTGCGTCCCGCAGGAGTACGGCGGAGGCGGAGGTGACATCGGTGACCTCGCCGCTGTTCTGGAAGAACTCGCCGCCGCAGGTTGCCCTCTGATGCTCCTGGTGGTCTCGCCCGCCATCGTCGGCACGATCATCGCCGAGTTCGGAACCGATGAACAGAAGCAGCACTGGCTGCCCGGCATCGCCGACGGAACCGCCAAGTACGCCTTCGGCATCACCGAACCGGACGCCGGGTCTAACTCGCACAACATCACCACGCACGCACGCCGCGACGGAACCGACTGGATCCTCAACGGCAGGAAGACCTTCATCAGCGGCGTCGACGAGGCCAGCCATGTGCTGATCGTCGGCCGCACCGAGGACAGGACGGGCAGGCTCAAGCCTGCCCTGTTCATGGTGCCGACCGACGCCGACGGGTTCACCCGGCACGAGATCAGCATGGGCCTGACCTCTCCGGAGAAGCAGTTCACCTTGTTCCTGGACGACGTCCGGCTGCCCGGAGACGCACTCGTCGGCAAGGAGAACGCCGGCCTCGAACAGCTCTTCGCCGGCCTGAACCCCGAGCGGATCATGGTGGCCTCCTCCGCCATCGGCACCGCCAGATGGGCGCTGGGCAGGGCTGTCGAGTACGCCCGCGAGCGAGAGGTGTGGGCCACCCCGATCGGGTCCCACCAAGCCATCGCGCACCCCCTCGCCAGGATCCACATCGAGATCGAGGCAGCACGACTGCTGACGCAGAAAGCCGCGGCGCTGCTCGCCTCCGGCGATCTGCTCGCCGCGGGTGAAGCGGCCAACATGGCCAAGTACGCCGCGGGCGAGGCCGCCTGCGCTGCTGTCGACCAGGCGATCCAGACCCACGGCGGCAACGGTCTGGCCGAAGAGTACGGACTGGTCCAAGCCCTCGCCACCTCCCGGCTGTCCCGCGTGGCGCCCGTAAGCCGGGAGATGGTGCTGAACTTCATCGCCCAGTCCTCCCTCGGCCTGCCCCGCTCCTACTGACCCGCCCGACACCGCGAATGGACACCATGCCCAGCGAACTCGTCCATCTGGAACTCTCCGACCACGTCGCCACCGTCACCCTCGACAGCCCGCACAACCGCAACGCCCTCAGCCGCGAACTTGTCCGGCAACTGGGCGAGCGGCTCTCAACGGCCGAAGCCGACCCCGATACACGAGTCGTCCTGTTGCGCTCCGCACACCCCGTCTTCTGCGCCGGCGCTGACCTCACGGAGGCCGCGTCCGGCACCGGGGCGGACGGGCCACGGCAGCTCGTCGCCCTGCAGGCCCAGATCGCGGGGATGGCCAAACCTGTGGTGGTCGAACTCCGCGGCCCCGTCAGAGCTGGAGGGCTCGGCATCGTCGGAGCCGCGGACATCGTCCTGGCGGCCGAAACCGTCACCTTCGCCCTCACCGAGGTCCGCCTTGGCCTCGCCCCCGCGGTCATTTCCCTCAGCCTGCTCGAACGCCTCTCGCCGCGCGCGGCCGCCGATGTCTTCCTCTCGGCCAGGACGTTCGGAGCGGCGGAAGCGGCCGACATGGGCTTGATCACACGGGCTGTACCGGATGCGGAAGTCGCCTCCGCCGTGGACGACACCCTCAACGCGATCGTGAAGGGGAACCTCCAGGGACTCTCGGAGACCAAACAACTCCTCAACTGCGACGTCTTGGAGCGAATCGAACGGGATGGTGAATACGCAGCCCGGCGATCCGCCGAACTGTTCGACAGCGAGGAGGCCCGCGCAGCGATGAAAGCGTTCCTGACCCGCACCCGGCCATAGCTGATTCCGTCGTTCGGTTTCCGTAGATCGGTCTGTGGAGACTCCGCAGACGCCGACGAGGACGGGGTACGCCCCACCGTTGCTGTCCTCTACCGGCTGCCCGGTGGAGGGCGTGCAGCGTGGACTCAGCACGGCCGTTACCCCGACAACCAGCACATGGCCGGGGCCCGCGCAATCCAAGGCATGCGCAAAACCACGCTCAGATCCACACCTCCCTCGTAGAACACGACTGCCTGCTCGCTGAGCACTGGGTAGATGCCGGGTACCTCACCGCCGCCCATATCCGCGCCGCCCGCGTCAGGCACGGCGTTGAACTGCACGGGCCGCTTGCTGGCGAACACATCGTCCCGGGGGACAAGGGGGCCGTCGGGCTGGATGCGTTCTCCGTCGCTGTGCGCGTCTTCTGGTTCTTGGATTCCCGCTGTTCGGATGCAGCCCATCCTGTCGTGTGAGGCTGTGCCCCTCATGCCGAAGGAGCGGCCGGGTTGGGTGTGCATCAGTGCGGCCGATCGTAATTCCTGAGGAGGAAGCCCCGCTTCGTCAACCGCCCTCGCCAGGAGGGAGCTCGGTCGCTGAGCCCGAGTTCAAGCCGTGCCGTCGACGCGCGGTACGAGACGAATCGCCTCACTCCTCCCGCTCCGGGGACGACATGAGCCCAACAAGAATGTGTGAGCCCCATGCGCAGCGCTGCCGCCTCCCCGGTGGTTCCTTCGACAGCCAGAGGAGCGCACCCCCCAACGCCTTGCTGAGGCGATGGTCTCCCAGGAGAGATGGATGATTCCATGAAGAGCCGACGGAGAGTGAGATGACATGACCGACACTCCACCCACCGCTACGACGCCCTTCGATCGCCCCCAAGGGCTCGATTCGCCACTCGTGCCGAAGATCATCAAACTGGCGTCCCGGCGCAATGTCGGCGTCTATCGCGCCACGGGCGGCCGGATCGGCGGCAAGTGGAGGATCGGGAGCGCCTTCCCCGCGGCGTGCCCGTCTGCCTCGTGACCACCAGAGGGCGCAAGAGTGGCTTGCCACGGACTCAGCCTCTGCCTTTTACGGACGATGGTGATCGTGTGGTTCTCGTGGCATCACAGGGCGGGCTGCGGAACAACCCCTTGTGGTATCGGAATCTTCAAGCAGATCCGCAGATCACCGTTCAGATCCGCAGCAACGTGCGTCGCATGCTCGCCCGCACAGCCGGGCCTGCCGAGCGCGCAGTGCTGTGGCCGCGACTTGTCGCTATGTACGCTGACTTCGACAAGTACCAGGCGTGGACGGCCTGGCAGATCCCGGTTGTCATCTGCGAGCCGGCCCCGTAGGCGACCCAAAGAGCGTTTCTCCTGTGCGTGACTTCGACGAAGAGGACGCTCGCGGCGGCTTGCGGTAAGGCGTCTCAGCTGGATGCTCTGCGATCGGGCCCGATGGACCGCCACCGCATCAACGTGCTGTTCGCGATGCTCCGCGACGGCACTTTCTACGAACCTCGCATCCCCGCAGCAGCCGTCGCATGACCAGCTCAGGCTCGACGAAGGACATAGAGGCCCCCCTCATCGCCGAGGACGAAGATGAACGACTCACCACGTCCGCCGCACCTTGCCTCCGCACTCGACGGGGGGCGGTTGCGGCGGCTGTTCTGGAAGGTCCGGGAGCCGGACGGGGGACCGACTGCCGGACGAGGAGGGAGCGCCCCGGGCAGGAGCCGCTTCCTGTGGTGCCTGGGCACTCGGCCCAGAGCAACGCCTCGACCGTGATGGGCAGTTTGTGCGCCCCTGCGGCCGGTCGCGTTGAAGACCGCGTTCGCGATGGCGGGCGCGACACCCATCAGCACGAGCTCGCCGAGGCCCTTGACCCCGGCGCGCATCTCGATTGCGGAGGTGTTGTCTGCTCGACGGTGATGATGGTCTCGGCCGCTTCGCATCCGGGGGCTGTCGCCTGGATGCGGATCTCGCCGACGGCGGTAGGCCGTACGATCGCCAGAACCCGTCCGTTGTAGGTGTGCCGTTCGGCCGCGTCGAACCGCTCTTGCGTCTGCGGGGCGGCGCTGCCCAGGGCGATCAGCTCGCCGGGGCCGGAGACCTCCACACGGACCGGTCGGTCGGCGCCGGTCCAGCAGGTCCCGTGTGGGTCGGTCAGGGTGAGGGTGACGAAGCAGAGTTCGCCGTGCGCCGCAGTAACAGTCGGCCGGTCCGCCTCTGCGGTCAGCGTCACCGGGCCCTGGGCCGAGGCAAGCCGGCAGCGGCCCGTCTCTTCTCCGTTCCGGTACGCGACGGCGCACAGCTCTCCGGGCTCGTACGGGAGGTCGAAGGCGGCGCGGAAGCGGTGTGCCGGGCCCGTCGGCGCGCGGCCCACCGGGCGGTCGTCGAGACAGAGTTCGACCTCGTCGGCGTCGCTGTAGACCTCGACGGTGACGGGCTTGCCTTCCCAGCCGGGCCAGGTCCAACTGGCGATGCTGTCGCTCCATGCCCAGGGGGTGCCAATGAAGGTCCTGCCGTGGGTCTCAGGGTTCTGGACGGCGATGTAGGGGGCAGTGCGCAGGCCGAAGACGATCTCGCGGTAGTAGGAGGCGGGGCGCCGGTGGCCGGTGATGTCGACGTCTCCGCAGCCCGCGAGGAGGTGGGGGAAAGGGGCACCCATGACGATCTGGGGGTTCTCGGGGGTCGCGTACTGGGGGCGGCCGATGCCGACCTCGCCGAGGTAGTCCCAGCCGGTCCAGGTGAAGTCGCCGATGACGTGGCTGTACTGCTCCACCAGCTGCCAGGTGCGGTCGATGCGGGTGGGGAAGGTCTCGGTGCCCAGGATGATCCGGTTCGGGAAGAGCTCCCGGTCGAGGGCGTAGCGGCTATCGGCGTAGTTCATGCCGGCGACATCAAGGACGCTGAAGGACTCGGCCGTGCGCTGGGTGACCACGTCGGAGGCGCTGATGTCGTTCGTCGTGTCGGACATCTCTGCCATCAGGGTGTTGATGCCCGCGCCGCTCTCGGCTTCCTCCTCTTTCTCCATCTCGTGCAGAGCGGCGGCATCGGATAGGGCGGCAAAATGGCAGTTGATGGCGTTGGTGACGTAGCGGCTGCTGTCGAGGGAGCGGATCTTCTCGGCGAGCTTGCGGCCCCAGGCGGCGCCGACCGCGGATCCGGTCTCGGGGATCTCGTTGCCGATCGAATACATGATGACGCTGGGGTGGTTGTAGTCCTTCGCGACCATCGCCTCCACGTCGCGCTCCCACCACTCGGGAAAGTGCAGGCTGTAGTCGAATCCGCTCTTGGCGGACGTCCACACGTCGAAGGTCTCGTCGACCACAAGCATGCCGTGCCGGTCACAAGCGTCGAGCATGGCCTTGCTCATCGGGTGGTGGGACATGCGGACGGCGTTGAAGCCGGCGTCCTTGAGGATCTGCACCCGCCGTTCCTCGGCGCGGGCGTAGGTGGCCGCGCCGAGGGGGCCGTTGTCGTGGTGGATGCACGTCCCTCGCAGCTTGACGCTGCGGCCGTTGATACGCAGTCCCCGGTCGGGGTCGAGCTTCAGCGAGCGGATGCCGAAGTGAACGCTGTCGCTGTCCAGCGGTTGGCCGGCGTCGCTCAGGGTGAGACGACAGCTGTACAGATGGGGGCTGTCCACGTCCCACAGCCGGGCCTCATGCAGGTACACGCGTGAGCGGACGGTGGCGTACTCGCCGGGCAGCACGGTGACCTTGGTGACGTCGTCCGCCACCGCGTTCCCCGAGGAATCGAGGACACTCACGGCGAGGTCGAGTGTGCGCAGGGCGATGGAGTCGTTGCGCAGTCGGGTCGCGACCTCAACCACCGCCTGCTCGCCTTCCACGTCCAACGTGGTCACACGGACTCCGTCCGGGGCGATGCGCACGATGTCACCGGTGAGCATCCAGACGTCGCGGTAGATGCCTGCCCCGGTGTACCAGCGGGAGTCCTGGTGGGCGCGTGCCTCCACGCGGATCTCGTTGTCCTGGCCGTACCGAAGATAGGGGTCGGCGTCGACGGTGAAGTGGGAGTAGCCGTAGGGACGCTGGCCGGCGAAGTCGCCGTTGATGTGCACGGTGGCGTCGCGGTAGACACCCTCAAACTGGAAAAGGATCCGCTTGCCGCGCAGCTCCTCCGGCACGAAGAACGCTTTGCGGTACTCGAAGACACCGCCCCGGAAGTAGGCGCCCGCGCCGGACTCGATCGTCAGTGCACCGTCCGGAGGAACGCGATCCTGACCGATCATCGCGTCGTGCGGCAGCGTGACGGTATGGAACGGGGCGACGGGGCCGCTCATTTCCGCGAAGGGGTTCACCTTGCGCCGGGTCTGCCAGTCGTCGTTGAAGGAGGTGCGGATCAATGTGGGTCCTCTTCGCCGAATACCAGGGGTGGAGCCGTGGGGCCTGAAGACGCAGCGCCGGGCCCGTGCCAACGGGCTCACGCCACGGAACGTTACTTATATCGCGTACTTAAACGTGTAGGTGAACGTGGGCGTAGGCTAGTCCGCGGTCCTGAATCTTGACAAGAGGCTTATCGGAGGGTGGCTGCATGACCGGGACATCCAGCGGCAGGCGGGTGATCAGCCGGGATGCCGCGCCGAAGGCCGGGGTCTCCCGCCCCACGGGGAGCCACGTACTCAATAACGTCCCGCACCAGAAGATCCCCGAGGTGACGCGCCGCAGGGTGTGTGGCGCGGCCGACCAGTCCGGAGCCGACCGCGAACCAGGCACGCCGGGCCGGTCTGCCGACCACTCACATGAACAGCAGGCCGGCGACGAAGCCGATCGGCAGTCCGATCAGG
Proteins encoded:
- a CDS encoding TIGR03084 family metal-binding protein, which encodes MTGLDELLAVLRVEGDRLRAAVAQASEAQWRTATAAPGWDVAAQIAHLAWTEEAALCAVRASRGDGGDWEALVRRAQRCPERFVDDEAVKAASQPTPAIIKRWDTARCRLPEELRSATGKLPWFGPPMSPASMVTARLMETWAHGLDVYQALGVEPDVTDSIRHICHHGVRTRDVAYLVHRLSPPAEEFRLELTAPSGATWAWGPVDSSQRITGPAFDFARVVTQRIHRDDTALRAVGSDAEVWLAIAQAFAGPPGEGRRPSATALGKSAATLQER
- a CDS encoding acetyl/propionyl/methylcrotonyl-CoA carboxylase subunit alpha; protein product: MIRKVLVANRGEIARRVFRTCRDLGIATVAVHSDADVHAPFVREADVAVRLPGNAPSETYLRGDLIIAAARLAGADAVHPGYGFLSENADFARAVEAAGLAWIGPTPESIEAMGSKIRAKQIMAEAGVPILDVGIEAVTHAMLPLLVKASAGGGGRGMRVVESLDQLDGELAKAEAEARSAFGDGTVFVEPYLPMARHVEVQVLSDAHGTTWIVGDRDCSIQRRHQKVIEEAPAPNLSDTARETLHSAARAAAEAVGYRGAGTVEFLVDGDRVFFLEMNTRLQVEHAVTECVTGLDLVAHQIAVAEGRPLQGQPPAPSGHAIEVRLYAEDPADGFAPQTGRIRAFDLGGTAFGIPHAPALRVDSGVEAGSEVGIHYDAMLAKVIAYAADRPSAIRMLDDALRRGRIHGVTTNTDLLRAALNDDEFTAGRMHTSLLDQRIDDWTAGVGERAVHKAALAAAVCEAARAAAFAPVLARIPAAWRNVPSGPRVRTYRRGRTEYAVTYASQGQRLVSDYIENVSVLDACGDYVLLQDGGLRETYHVAVGDGVVDVSGPHGAFALDVVPVFVDPAEAVAHGSLLAPMPATVIAVAVEVGDQINKGDPVVLLEAMKMQHTVAAPAPGIVTALEVSVGQQVTASAVLAIIEEKEA
- a CDS encoding acyl-CoA dehydrogenase family protein, coding for MNTFMEADERRALRAAVSDLGKKYGASYFYDTARDGRKTTELWNEAAALGYLGVCVPQEYGGGGGDIGDLAAVLEELAAAGCPLMLLVVSPAIVGTIIAEFGTDEQKQHWLPGIADGTAKYAFGITEPDAGSNSHNITTHARRDGTDWILNGRKTFISGVDEASHVLIVGRTEDRTGRLKPALFMVPTDADGFTRHEISMGLTSPEKQFTLFLDDVRLPGDALVGKENAGLEQLFAGLNPERIMVASSAIGTARWALGRAVEYAREREVWATPIGSHQAIAHPLARIHIEIEAARLLTQKAAALLASGDLLAAGEAANMAKYAAGEAACAAVDQAIQTHGGNGLAEEYGLVQALATSRLSRVAPVSREMVLNFIAQSSLGLPRSY
- a CDS encoding enoyl-CoA hydratase-related protein — translated: MPSELVHLELSDHVATVTLDSPHNRNALSRELVRQLGERLSTAEADPDTRVVLLRSAHPVFCAGADLTEAASGTGADGPRQLVALQAQIAGMAKPVVVELRGPVRAGGLGIVGAADIVLAAETVTFALTEVRLGLAPAVISLSLLERLSPRAAADVFLSARTFGAAEAADMGLITRAVPDAEVASAVDDTLNAIVKGNLQGLSETKQLLNCDVLERIERDGEYAARRSAELFDSEEARAAMKAFLTRTRP
- a CDS encoding acyclic terpene utilization AtuA family protein, which codes for MREMLEAGPLDYLTGDYLAELTMLILGKDRRKDPSLGYARTFLRQLTDCLALARERRVRIVVNAGGLNPSGLAAAVRTLAREQSVEVNVAHVEGDDLLDAAEERGWKGVLTANAYLGAFGIAEALRAGADIVVTGRVTDAALTLGPAIAEFGWGREDFDLLAAGVATGHVLECGAQTTGGNYAGFTALDTSRPLGFPLAEICEDGTAVITKHPGSGGAVTVDTVTAQLVYEVGGALYANPDVTVCLDTVALEQAGEDRVKVTGVRGQAPPPATKVALNRLGGYRNSVEFVLTGLEIEQKAAWVRRQMQQALAVRAPQQVTWDLVRTDRPDAATQSEASALLRCHVKDPDAAVAGRSFSSAAVELALASYPGFHVTAPPGPATPYGVFEAGYVPQGDVPHTVVLHDGRRIDVPAQSVTAPITVEGPLHHTDWESEQTGPRPTAPAIWGPITQTPLGRLLFARSGDKGGSANVGVWVPAGHPRREDVFAWLTGWLDADAVRRLLPEAAVLDVTVHPLPNLSAVNIVIDGLLGEGVASCTRFDPQAKAVGEWLRSRNAPIPQGFLA
- a CDS encoding nitroreductase/quinone reductase family protein, which gives rise to MTTRGRKSGLPRTQPLPFTDDGDRVVLVASQGGLRNNPLWYRNLQADPQITVQIRSNVRRMLARTAGPAERAVLWPRLVAMYADFDKYQAWTAWQIPVVICEPAP
- a CDS encoding acyl-CoA carboxylase subunit beta, with the protein product MRTTIDPASVAYATNREAMLERVADLTEQHARALAGGGAKNVERHHRRGKLTARERIELLLDPDAPFLELSTLAGWGSDFAVGGSLVTGIGAVEGVECMIVAHDPTVRGGSSNPVSLKKSFRAAQIAAENRLPTINLVESGGADLPTQKDIFIPGGRSFRNLTEASADRRPTIALVFGNSTAGGAYVPGMSDYVVMVAGGAKVFLGGPPLVKMATGEESDDESLGGAEMHARTSGLADYLAADEHDAIRLGRQIVRRLNWRKAGPAPRIGYADPLFDPEELLGIVPTDLKIPFDPREVIARMVDGSEFDEFKPLYGTSLVTGWAQLHGYPIGILANAQGVLFSKEAQKAGQFIQLANQTDTPLLFLHNTTGYMVGKEYEQGGIIKHGAQMINAVSNSRVPHLSVVMGASYGAGHYGMSGRAYDPRFMFTWVGAKSAVMGPAQLAGVVSIVSRQAAAAKGLPFDEQADVKMRAVIEEQIERESLAYFTSGMLYDDGVIDPRDTRTILGICLSAIHSAPVEGAQGYGVFRL